In Thermococcus alcaliphilus, the genomic window ATAGGGACTATAATTGCATACAAAGAAAACGGCAAGGATAGGCTTATTTTCACAGGGAATGGAAAATCTGGGATAGGTGCGGCTTTAAAATTTGCAGAAGAGTTAAAAGAGGGGAGAGAGTTAAATCCTTCTGTTGTTCTGAGGAGAGGTGACTTCGAAGGAGTAGTCATTAAAGTGATAGGGGATAACGACTGGGATGGAATAAAAGATAATGACGAATACTGGCTCCTAAAGGAGATATACGTGGAAGAGCCCTTCATTTACAGCTGGAGAATCGTTAAAGGAGAGAACATAACTGTAAGCGGAGGCTTTATAAGACTTGTAAACGGCTCAAAAGTCCATATAAAAGCCCTTGGATTCAACGTAAGCGTTAAGGTCAAGGATCCGAAAGGCGTCCAGATAACCTACGTAATCGAGAACATAAATCCCCAGTTCGTTGAGTATCCAAACGGGGCTAAGGTAGGAGATACTTGGATAGAGCTTACCACGAGTGAGGACTTCTCTATAACTCCCAAAGAAGTGGAGAGCTTCACGTTCTTGGCATTTGGCGACCACAGACCTGGAAGCGGGACAAAGCAGCCGGAGGTATTCTTCAAGATAAGAGACCTCATGAACGAAGATACTGGAGCTTTTATAATTGACAGCGGAGATTTGGTCTACTCGGGGAAAGTTGAAGAGTGGGCAGAGCTGTTGAAGGAGTGGAAGTTCAACAAGCCCGTGTTTGTTGCTCCCGGAAATCACGAATACCAAGGAGAAGGAAAGAACATCTATCACAAGTTCTTTGGACCAACAGATTATTCCTTTGTTCTTGGCAAATATTACTTCATCTTTGCCAATAACGTTGAGAACAACTACAAGCTAACATCCGCTCAGTGGGCGTGGCTTGAAAAAGAGCTTGGAAAAGCAAAAGCCTTAGGCAAAAGACCTGTTATAGTTATGCACACACCTCCAATAGATCCCAGGCCTGAGGGAGACCATGCAATGAATCCAACGGATGCCAAAAAACTCTTAGAGCTCATGAAGGAATATAACGCCTTTGGAGTGTTTGGGCACATCCACATCTACTGGTACGGCGAAAAGGATGGTGTGAAAATGGTGATAACCGGCGGCGGAGGGGCACCACCATATGCAAAACCCGACGAAGGAGGCTTCTA contains:
- a CDS encoding metallophosphoesterase family protein, with the protein product MRKMLPILFIGLLVFAVGCTQTSTTTSTTTQGGIDFSSYNRGEIIQKWAEIFSTETVYVSEGYEELAKHYFPNAQIKTKNEFESGIAILSPEDARELLRGKPIVTTPREYFGYVVYKSGIKFVGEEIGTIIAYKENGKDRLIFTGNGKSGIGAALKFAEELKEGRELNPSVVLRRGDFEGVVIKVIGDNDWDGIKDNDEYWLLKEIYVEEPFIYSWRIVKGENITVSGGFIRLVNGSKVHIKALGFNVSVKVKDPKGVQITYVIENINPQFVEYPNGAKVGDTWIELTTSEDFSITPKEVESFTFLAFGDHRPGSGTKQPEVFFKIRDLMNEDTGAFIIDSGDLVYSGKVEEWAELLKEWKFNKPVFVAPGNHEYQGEGKNIYHKFFGPTDYSFVLGKYYFIFANNVENNYKLTSAQWAWLEKELGKAKALGKRPVIVMHTPPIDPRPEGDHAMNPTDAKKLLELMKEYNAFGVFGHIHIYWYGEKDGVKMVITGGGGAPPYAKPDEGGFYHYVRINAGDTIAVEPVKVE